From a single Pseudomonas cremoricolorata genomic region:
- a CDS encoding SDR family NAD(P)-dependent oxidoreductase, whose amino-acid sequence MTRYAMITGASSGLGLALAEALARRGRNLILVARQRETLEPVAIELTQRFGVEVLFRACDLSQPLRLSGFVLELEEGERRIDLLINCAGLRTYGPFLAHEWADEQDLLEVNVLALSRLCHALGNLMALHGGGQILNVAGLAGVAPGPWMAAYSASKAYVLSFSEALREELKRAGIKVSVLCPGPVRSPRRRIERLAGSSRCLSPEEVALYTVRALDKDHAIIVPGRRNRWLAFAPRLLPRWLTRKLAGFIHRRYCPSGM is encoded by the coding sequence ATGACCCGTTACGCCATGATCACCGGAGCGTCCAGCGGCCTTGGCCTGGCTCTGGCGGAAGCTCTGGCGCGGCGTGGACGCAATCTCATTCTGGTCGCTCGTCAGCGCGAGACGCTGGAGCCGGTGGCCATCGAGCTGACACAGCGCTTCGGCGTCGAAGTGCTGTTTCGCGCCTGTGATCTGAGCCAGCCTCTACGGCTTTCCGGTTTCGTTCTGGAACTCGAGGAAGGCGAGCGGCGCATCGACCTGCTGATCAATTGCGCCGGTCTGCGCACATACGGCCCATTCCTGGCCCATGAGTGGGCCGACGAACAGGACCTGCTCGAAGTCAACGTCCTGGCGCTGAGCCGGCTCTGCCACGCCCTGGGTAATCTGATGGCGCTGCACGGTGGCGGGCAGATCCTCAATGTCGCCGGTCTTGCCGGCGTGGCGCCGGGCCCCTGGATGGCAGCCTACTCGGCGAGCAAGGCCTATGTGCTGAGCTTCAGCGAGGCGCTGCGCGAAGAGCTCAAGCGCGCCGGAATCAAGGTTTCGGTGCTGTGTCCTGGCCCGGTGCGTTCGCCGCGGCGGCGCATCGAACGCCTTGCCGGCAGCAGCCGTTGCCTGTCCCCCGAAGAAGTGGCCCTGTATACCGTACGCGCGCTGGACAAGGACCACGCGATCATTGTGCCCGGGCGCCGCAATCGCTGGCTGGCGTTCGCTCCGAGGCTGCTGCCACGCTGGCTGACCCGCAAGCTCGCCGGATTCATCCACCGTCGCTACTGCCCATCGGGAATGTAA
- a CDS encoding lipoate--protein ligase family protein encodes MSGKTHVVRSLSVEQGLQAEQDLLGAVCRGEQQAALLFWRPVDQALVMPRRMSRLDGFQPASAAVAAAGWPVLLRETGGEPVPQSPATVNLALVYVAPRSEGDQGRIEQAYQRLCQPLCDILQQWGGAASTGEIEGAFCDGRYNVNLNGRKLVGTAQRWRQGLQGKRPVVLVHGAMLVENQRESMVAAVNLFNERCQLPQRCRADSHIALHEWLPQASVLEHLASAYRQVLSTIPQD; translated from the coding sequence ATGTCTGGCAAGACGCACGTGGTGCGGTCACTGAGCGTCGAGCAGGGACTGCAAGCCGAGCAGGACCTGCTCGGCGCCGTGTGCCGTGGTGAGCAGCAGGCTGCGCTGCTGTTCTGGCGGCCTGTCGATCAAGCCTTGGTGATGCCGCGGCGCATGAGTCGTCTTGACGGCTTCCAGCCGGCCAGCGCGGCCGTCGCCGCGGCGGGTTGGCCGGTGCTGTTGCGTGAAACCGGCGGCGAGCCGGTGCCGCAGTCGCCGGCCACGGTGAATCTGGCGCTGGTGTATGTGGCACCACGTTCGGAGGGCGATCAGGGTCGCATCGAGCAGGCGTATCAGCGTTTGTGCCAGCCGTTATGCGATATCCTGCAGCAATGGGGCGGGGCAGCCTCGACCGGGGAAATCGAAGGCGCGTTCTGCGATGGGCGCTACAACGTCAACCTCAACGGTCGCAAGCTGGTCGGCACCGCCCAGCGCTGGCGCCAGGGCTTGCAGGGCAAACGCCCGGTGGTGCTGGTGCACGGTGCGATGCTGGTGGAAAACCAGCGCGAATCGATGGTCGCTGCGGTCAACCTGTTCAATGAGCGTTGCCAGTTGCCGCAGCGCTGCCGAGCCGACAGCCATATCGCCTTGCACGAATGGTTACCCCAGGCGTCTGTGCTCGAACACCTTGCCTCGGCATACCGCCAGGTACTTTCCACGATTCCCCAAGACTAG
- the estP gene encoding esterase EstP, translated as MAKPPFLRTLLGTLILASGSVLAAPNPYSTMIVFGDSLSDAGQFPDLTGNDTGTRFTNRDADGKYAPVSPMILGGKLGFSAEELGPSTSTYNPTHQLPDGNNWAVGGYTTQQILDSITDTSKLVIPPGQPFAGLVIRDRPGYLPGNGLRADPNALYYLTGGGNDFLQGQVNSPADAAAAGARLAASAQALQQAGARYMIVWLLPDLGQTPNFSGSPLQGALSQLSGVFNQSLVSQLQQIDAQIIPLNVPALLKEALADPGSFGLATNQNLVGTCYSGNSCVQNPLYGIGGTTPDPTKLLFNDAVHPTIAGQQLIADYAYSVVSAPWELTLLPEMAHASLRAHQDELRNQWQTPWQGVSQWQAIVATGAQDLDFDEQSSAAKGDGRGYNLTLGGSYRLDDAWRVGLAAGVYRQKLELGEHDSDYRLSSYLASAFAEFRHDRWWADAALTVGHLDYGDLKRTFALGVNQRSEKADTDGEAWALTTRAGFNLAAPGSAWQLAPFISADYARVKVDGYEERSGRATALGVDDQERTSRRLGAGLLGSVQLAPATRLFAEVAREHEFEDEQQDVTLHLSSLPDNHFTLAGYTPHSNLTRASLGLTQQLAPGLNLRGNYTWRKSDALTQQGLNLALSLDF; from the coding sequence ATGGCTAAACCTCCGTTTCTGCGCACACTTCTGGGGACGCTCATTCTGGCCAGCGGCTCGGTCCTGGCCGCGCCCAACCCTTACTCGACGATGATCGTGTTCGGCGACAGCCTCAGCGATGCCGGGCAGTTTCCCGATCTGACCGGCAACGACACCGGCACGCGCTTCACCAACCGTGATGCGGATGGCAAGTACGCGCCTGTATCGCCAATGATCCTGGGTGGCAAGCTGGGCTTTTCGGCTGAAGAGCTGGGCCCGTCTACTTCAACGTACAACCCGACACACCAGTTGCCCGACGGCAACAACTGGGCCGTCGGCGGATATACCACGCAGCAGATCCTCGACTCGATCACCGACACCTCCAAGCTGGTTATTCCTCCGGGCCAACCATTCGCCGGCCTGGTCATCCGCGACCGCCCCGGCTACCTGCCAGGCAACGGCCTGCGCGCCGACCCCAACGCGCTCTACTACCTCACCGGCGGCGGCAACGATTTCCTTCAGGGCCAAGTCAACAGCCCCGCCGACGCCGCGGCCGCAGGCGCGCGCCTGGCTGCCAGCGCCCAGGCCCTGCAGCAGGCCGGCGCCCGCTACATGATCGTCTGGCTGCTGCCCGATCTGGGGCAGACGCCCAACTTCAGCGGCTCGCCGTTGCAAGGCGCGCTGTCGCAATTGTCGGGCGTGTTCAACCAGTCGCTGGTCAGCCAGTTGCAGCAGATCGATGCCCAGATCATCCCGCTCAACGTGCCGGCGCTGCTCAAGGAAGCCCTGGCCGACCCCGGCAGCTTCGGTCTGGCAACCAACCAGAACCTGGTCGGCACCTGCTACAGCGGCAACAGCTGCGTGCAGAACCCGCTGTACGGCATCGGCGGCACCACGCCCGACCCCACCAAGCTGCTGTTCAACGACGCCGTCCACCCCACCATCGCCGGCCAGCAGTTGATCGCCGACTACGCCTACTCGGTGGTTTCCGCACCTTGGGAGCTGACACTGCTGCCGGAAATGGCCCACGCCAGCCTGCGCGCCCATCAGGATGAACTGCGCAACCAATGGCAAACGCCATGGCAAGGCGTCAGCCAGTGGCAGGCGATTGTCGCCACCGGCGCGCAAGACCTCGATTTCGATGAACAGAGCAGCGCCGCCAAAGGCGATGGCCGCGGCTACAACCTGACGCTGGGCGGTAGTTATCGTCTCGATGATGCCTGGCGCGTCGGCCTGGCCGCGGGTGTGTATCGGCAGAAGCTGGAGCTGGGCGAGCACGACTCGGACTACCGCCTCAGCAGTTATCTGGCCAGCGCCTTCGCCGAATTTCGCCATGATCGCTGGTGGGCTGACGCTGCGCTGACTGTCGGGCATCTCGACTACGGCGACCTCAAGCGCACCTTTGCCCTGGGCGTGAATCAGCGCAGTGAAAAAGCCGACACCGATGGCGAGGCCTGGGCGCTGACCACGCGCGCAGGCTTCAACCTGGCAGCACCCGGCAGCGCGTGGCAACTGGCGCCGTTCATCAGCGCCGACTATGCACGGGTCAAGGTGGATGGCTATGAAGAACGCAGCGGCCGCGCTACCGCCCTTGGGGTCGATGATCAGGAGCGCACCTCACGGCGCCTGGGTGCAGGCCTGCTTGGCAGCGTGCAACTGGCGCCGGCCACCAGGCTGTTCGCCGAGGTCGCCCGTGAACACGAGTTCGAAGATGAGCAACAGGATGTGACCCTGCACCTAAGCAGCCTGCCGGACAATCACTTCACCCTCGCCGGCTACACCCCGCACAGCAACCTCACCCGCGCCAGCCTGGGCCTGACCCAGCAGCTGGCGCCGGGCCTGAACCTGCGCGGCAATTACACCTGGCGCAAGAGCGACGCGCTCACCCAGCAAGGGCTGAACCTGGCGTTGAGCCTGGACTTCTAG
- the crp gene encoding cAMP-activated global transcriptional regulator CRP, with product MVAPALSAKIKNIDKLLAHCQRRRYAAKSNIICAGDTAETLSYIIKGSVTILIEDKEGREMIIAYLNSGDFFGELGLFENAGQLQGRSAWVRAKTECEVAEISYERFRELVRHDPDILYALGGQMAQRLRNTTRKVGDLAFFDVTGRVARCLLDLCKQPDAMTHPDGMQIKITRQEIGRIVGCSREMVGRVLKDLEERNLVSVKGKTMVVYGTR from the coding sequence ATGGTTGCGCCAGCCCTTTCCGCCAAGATCAAGAATATCGACAAGTTGTTGGCCCATTGTCAGCGCCGTCGCTATGCGGCCAAAAGCAACATCATCTGTGCAGGTGACACCGCAGAGACGCTCTCGTACATCATCAAAGGCTCAGTCACCATCCTCATCGAGGATAAAGAAGGCCGCGAGATGATCATTGCCTACCTCAACAGCGGTGATTTCTTCGGTGAACTGGGACTGTTCGAGAATGCCGGTCAGCTACAGGGGCGCAGCGCCTGGGTGCGAGCGAAAACTGAGTGTGAAGTTGCAGAGATCAGCTACGAGCGCTTTCGCGAGCTGGTTCGTCATGATCCAGACATCCTCTACGCACTGGGCGGGCAAATGGCTCAGCGGCTGCGCAATACCACGCGCAAAGTGGGCGACCTGGCGTTCTTCGATGTCACTGGCCGGGTAGCACGCTGCCTGCTCGACCTGTGTAAGCAACCGGATGCGATGACCCACCCCGACGGCATGCAAATCAAGATCACCCGTCAGGAGATCGGTCGGATCGTCGGCTGCTCGCGAGAAATGGTCGGGCGCGTCCTCAAGGACCTCGAAGAACGCAATCTGGTGAGCGTGAAGGGCAAGACCATGGTGGTCTACGGGACCCGCTAG
- the trpE gene encoding anthranilate synthase component I → MTREEFLRLAAAGYNRIPLAFETLADFDTPLSIYLKLADQPNSYLLESVQGGEKWGRYSMIGLPSRTVLRVHGYRVSIVEDGIEVEQHDVEDPLAFVEAFKQRYKVADIAGLPRFNGGLVGYFGYDCVRYVEKRLGACPNPDPLGVPDILLMVSDAVVVFDNLAGKMHAIVLVDPADEQAFEQGQQRLQTLLATLREPITPRPGLDLSVSQGQEPAFRSSFTQADYERAVDTVKQYILAGDCMQVVPSQRMSIDFNAAPIDLYRALRCFNPTPYMYFFNFGDFHVVGSSPEVLVRVEDNLVTVRPIAGTRPRGANEEADQALEDDLLSDDKEIAEHLMLIDLGRNDVGRVSSTGSVRLTEKMVIERYSNVMHIVSNVTGHLRQGLTAMDALRAILPAGTLSGAPKIRAMEIIDELEPVKRGVYGGAVGYFGWNGNMDTAIAIRTAVIKNGELHVQAGGGIVADSVPALEWEETLNKRRAMFRAVALAEQTAKA, encoded by the coding sequence AATTCCTGCGCCTGGCCGCTGCCGGCTACAACCGCATCCCTCTGGCCTTCGAAACCCTGGCCGACTTCGACACGCCGCTGTCGATCTACCTGAAACTTGCCGATCAGCCCAACTCGTACCTGCTCGAATCGGTGCAGGGTGGCGAGAAATGGGGGCGCTATTCGATGATCGGCCTGCCGTCGCGCACCGTGCTGCGCGTGCATGGCTATCGGGTCAGCATCGTCGAGGATGGCATCGAGGTCGAACAGCACGACGTCGAAGACCCGCTGGCCTTCGTCGAGGCATTCAAGCAGCGCTACAAGGTCGCCGATATCGCCGGGCTGCCGCGCTTCAATGGCGGACTGGTCGGCTACTTTGGCTACGACTGCGTGCGCTATGTGGAAAAACGCTTGGGCGCCTGCCCCAACCCTGACCCGTTGGGCGTGCCGGACATCCTGCTGATGGTCTCTGACGCGGTGGTGGTGTTCGACAACCTGGCGGGCAAGATGCACGCCATCGTGCTGGTCGACCCCGCCGACGAGCAGGCCTTCGAGCAGGGCCAGCAACGCCTGCAGACGCTGCTGGCCACCTTGCGTGAGCCGATCACCCCGCGCCCGGGCCTCGACCTGTCGGTGTCCCAGGGCCAGGAACCTGCGTTCCGCTCAAGCTTTACCCAAGCCGATTACGAGCGCGCGGTGGACACCGTCAAGCAGTACATCCTGGCCGGCGACTGCATGCAGGTGGTGCCGTCGCAGCGTATGTCCATCGACTTCAACGCCGCGCCGATCGACCTGTACCGCGCCTTGCGTTGCTTCAACCCGACGCCCTACATGTACTTCTTCAACTTCGGCGATTTCCACGTGGTGGGCAGCTCGCCGGAAGTGCTGGTGCGGGTCGAAGACAATCTGGTCACCGTGCGCCCCATCGCCGGCACCCGCCCACGCGGCGCCAACGAAGAGGCAGACCAGGCGCTTGAAGACGATCTGCTGTCCGACGACAAGGAAATCGCCGAGCACCTGATGCTGATCGACCTTGGTCGCAACGATGTGGGTCGGGTGTCGTCCACCGGTAGCGTACGCCTGACCGAGAAAATGGTCATCGAGCGCTACTCCAACGTCATGCACATCGTCTCCAACGTCACCGGGCACCTGCGCCAGGGGCTGACCGCCATGGATGCCCTGCGCGCCATCCTGCCGGCCGGCACGCTGTCCGGTGCACCGAAGATCCGCGCCATGGAAATCATCGACGAACTCGAGCCGGTCAAGCGCGGCGTGTACGGTGGCGCGGTCGGCTACTTCGGGTGGAATGGCAACATGGACACGGCGATTGCCATCCGTACCGCGGTGATCAAGAACGGTGAACTGCATGTGCAGGCCGGGGGCGGCATCGTCGCCGACTCGGTGCCGGCGCTGGAGTGGGAAGAAACCCTCAACAAGCGCCGGGCGATGTTCCGCGCGGTGGCCCTGGCCGAGCAGACGGCCAAGGCCTGA
- the trpC gene encoding indole-3-glycerol phosphate synthase TrpC, with amino-acid sequence MSIPTVLENILARKAEEVAERKARVGLSELYQLAKVADAPRGFANALIEQARQKRPAVIAEIKKASPSKGVIREHFVPAEIAASYAQGGATCLSVLTDIDYFQGADAYLQQARAACALPVIRKDFMIDPYQIVEARALGADCVLLIVAALNDACMVELAATAQEVGLDVLVEVHDGDELERALNTLDTPLVGVNNRNLHTFDVSLETTLDLLPRIPRDRLAITESGILNRADVELMEINDVYSFLVGEAFMRAEQPGLELQRLFFPERPVKSAQALD; translated from the coding sequence ATGAGCATCCCAACCGTACTCGAGAATATCCTCGCCCGTAAGGCCGAGGAGGTCGCCGAGCGCAAGGCGCGGGTCGGCTTGTCCGAGCTGTACCAGCTGGCCAAGGTTGCCGACGCGCCGCGTGGCTTTGCCAACGCCCTGATCGAGCAGGCCCGGCAGAAACGCCCGGCGGTGATTGCCGAGATCAAGAAGGCCTCACCGAGCAAGGGCGTGATTCGTGAGCACTTCGTGCCTGCCGAGATCGCTGCCAGCTATGCACAGGGCGGGGCAACTTGCCTGTCGGTGCTCACTGACATCGATTACTTCCAGGGTGCCGACGCCTACTTGCAGCAAGCTCGCGCCGCCTGCGCACTGCCGGTGATCCGCAAGGACTTCATGATCGACCCCTACCAGATCGTCGAGGCCCGTGCGCTGGGTGCCGATTGCGTGTTGCTGATCGTCGCGGCACTGAACGACGCGTGCATGGTCGAGCTGGCCGCAACCGCCCAAGAGGTTGGCCTCGATGTGCTGGTCGAGGTGCACGACGGCGACGAGCTGGAACGAGCCTTGAACACGCTCGATACGCCGCTGGTCGGGGTCAACAACCGCAACCTGCATACCTTCGACGTCAGCCTGGAAACCACCCTCGATTTGCTACCGCGCATTCCCCGCGACCGTCTGGCGATTACCGAAAGTGGCATCCTCAACCGCGCCGATGTCGAGTTGATGGAAATCAACGACGTCTACAGCTTCCTGGTCGGCGAAGCGTTCATGCGTGCCGAGCAGCCCGGCCTGGAACTGCAGCGGCTGTTCTTCCCGGAACGTCCGGTGAAGAGCGCGCAGGCGCTGGACTGA
- the hemJ gene encoding protoporphyrinogen oxidase HemJ has protein sequence MYLWIKALHIVSVVCWFAGLFYLPRLFVYHAQSTDPVSQERFITMERKLYRGIMNPAMIATFVFGIWMLYLTPGWLSQGWMHAKLTLVLLLTGYHHVCGAQRKRFAAGNNTRSHVFYRWFNEVPVLILLAVVILVVVKPF, from the coding sequence CTGTATCTCTGGATCAAAGCGCTGCACATCGTCAGCGTGGTCTGCTGGTTCGCCGGTCTGTTCTACCTGCCGCGACTGTTCGTCTACCACGCGCAAAGCACCGACCCGGTCAGCCAGGAGCGCTTCATCACCATGGAGCGCAAGCTGTATCGCGGCATCATGAATCCGGCGATGATCGCGACCTTCGTCTTCGGTATCTGGATGCTATACCTCACCCCGGGCTGGCTGAGCCAAGGCTGGATGCACGCCAAACTGACCTTGGTGCTGCTGCTGACCGGCTATCACCATGTGTGCGGCGCGCAGCGCAAGCGCTTTGCCGCTGGCAACAACACGCGCAGCCACGTGTTCTACCGCTGGTTCAACGAAGTACCGGTGCTTATTCTGCTGGCTGTGGTGATTCTGGTGGTGGTCAAACCGTTCTGA
- a CDS encoding histidine triad nucleotide-binding protein, whose product MDTLFTKIINREIPAKIIYEDDQVLAFHDIAPQAPVHFLVIPKKPIRTLNDLTEDDKGLAGHILFTAQRLAKELGCEDGFRVVMNCNEKGGQTVYHIHMHVLGQRQMNWPPG is encoded by the coding sequence GTGGATACGCTTTTCACCAAGATCATCAACCGAGAGATTCCGGCGAAGATCATCTACGAGGACGACCAGGTTCTGGCCTTCCACGATATCGCCCCGCAGGCACCGGTGCATTTTCTGGTCATCCCGAAAAAACCCATCCGCACCCTCAACGACCTGACCGAAGACGATAAAGGACTGGCAGGCCACATCCTGTTCACCGCACAGCGGTTGGCCAAGGAACTGGGCTGCGAGGATGGCTTCCGGGTCGTCATGAACTGCAACGAAAAAGGTGGCCAGACCGTCTACCACATTCACATGCACGTGCTTGGCCAGCGGCAGATGAACTGGCCTCCGGGCTGA
- the coq7 gene encoding 2-polyprenyl-3-methyl-6-methoxy-1,4-benzoquinone monooxygenase, whose amino-acid sequence MATERHYSPLDRMLLQADTAMRTLLPFSGQPSRPSPAIVQPNVDLDAKQTRHVAGLMRINHTGEVCAQALYQGQALTAKLPQVRKAMEHAAEEEIDHLAWCEQRIRQLNSHPSVLNPLFYGMSFGIGAVAGLVSDKVSLGFVAATERQVCKHLDEHLEQIPAQDGKSRAILEQMRVDEEHHADAALDAGGYRFPAPVRFGMSLLAKVMTKSTYRV is encoded by the coding sequence ATGGCTACCGAACGTCACTACTCGCCGCTTGACCGCATGCTGCTGCAGGCCGACACGGCCATGCGCACGCTGCTGCCCTTCAGCGGCCAACCCTCTCGTCCGTCACCGGCCATCGTCCAGCCGAACGTCGATCTCGATGCCAAGCAAACCCGCCATGTCGCCGGGCTGATGCGCATCAACCATACCGGTGAAGTCTGCGCCCAGGCGCTCTACCAGGGTCAGGCGCTGACGGCCAAGCTGCCGCAGGTGCGCAAGGCCATGGAGCACGCCGCCGAAGAGGAAATCGACCACCTGGCCTGGTGTGAACAACGTATCCGCCAACTGAACAGCCACCCCAGCGTGCTCAACCCGCTGTTCTATGGCATGTCGTTCGGAATAGGCGCGGTTGCCGGCCTGGTTAGCGACAAGGTCAGCCTCGGTTTCGTCGCGGCCACCGAGCGTCAGGTATGCAAACACCTGGACGAACACCTTGAGCAGATTCCGGCGCAAGATGGCAAGTCACGCGCCATCCTCGAACAAATGCGCGTCGACGAAGAGCACCACGCCGACGCCGCGCTGGATGCCGGCGGCTATCGCTTCCCTGCTCCGGTGCGCTTTGGCATGAGTTTGCTGGCCAAGGTCATGACCAAGAGCACTTACCGCGTCTGA
- a CDS encoding aminodeoxychorismate/anthranilate synthase component II, with protein MLLMIDNYDSFTYNVVQYLGELGAEVKVIRNDEMTIAEIEALQPERIVVSPGPCTPSEAGVSIEAILHFAGKLPILGVCLGHQSIGQAFGGDVVRARQVMHGKTSPVHHLDLGVFAGLNNPLTVTRYHSLVVKRDTLPECLEVTAWTVREDGSVDEIMGLRHKTLNIEGVQFHPESILTEQGHELFANFLKQTGGRR; from the coding sequence ATGTTACTGATGATCGACAACTACGACTCCTTCACCTACAACGTCGTCCAGTACCTGGGCGAGCTGGGTGCCGAGGTCAAGGTCATTCGCAACGACGAAATGACCATCGCTGAAATCGAAGCGCTGCAACCCGAACGCATCGTCGTTTCCCCTGGCCCGTGCACCCCAAGCGAAGCGGGTGTGTCCATCGAGGCCATCTTGCACTTTGCCGGCAAGCTGCCGATTCTGGGCGTGTGCCTCGGCCACCAGTCCATTGGCCAGGCTTTCGGCGGCGATGTAGTGCGCGCCCGCCAGGTGATGCACGGCAAGACCAGCCCGGTGCATCACCTTGACCTGGGCGTGTTCGCAGGTCTGAACAATCCGCTCACGGTGACCCGTTACCACTCGCTGGTGGTCAAGCGCGACACCCTGCCTGAATGCCTGGAAGTGACCGCCTGGACCGTACGGGAAGACGGCTCGGTCGACGAAATCATGGGCCTGCGTCACAAGACGCTGAACATCGAAGGGGTACAGTTCCACCCCGAATCGATTCTTACCGAACAAGGTCACGAGCTGTTCGCCAACTTCCTCAAGCAGACCGGCGGACGCCGTTAA
- a CDS encoding OsmC family protein has protein sequence MKARIQWAGDAMFLGESGSGHVVVMDGPPEAGGRNLGVRPMEMLLLGLGGCSSFDVVSILKKSRQAVESCEAFLEAERADEDPKVFTKIHLRFVVKGRGLKEAQVKRAVELSAEKYCSASIMLDRAGVEISHGYEIVELG, from the coding sequence ATGAAAGCACGCATCCAATGGGCGGGTGACGCCATGTTCCTCGGCGAGTCGGGCAGCGGCCATGTGGTGGTGATGGATGGCCCACCCGAAGCCGGTGGCCGTAACCTGGGGGTGCGTCCCATGGAAATGCTCCTGCTCGGGCTGGGCGGCTGCAGCAGCTTCGACGTAGTCAGCATTCTGAAGAAGTCGCGCCAGGCGGTGGAAAGCTGCGAGGCGTTCCTTGAAGCCGAACGCGCCGATGAAGACCCGAAAGTGTTCACCAAGATTCACCTGCGCTTCGTGGTCAAGGGGCGCGGCTTGAAGGAAGCGCAGGTCAAGCGCGCAGTGGAATTGTCTGCCGAGAAATACTGCTCGGCGTCCATCATGCTCGACCGCGCCGGGGTGGAAATCAGCCACGGCTATGAAATCGTCGAACTCGGCTGA
- the trpD gene encoding anthranilate phosphoribosyltransferase, translating into MDIKTALSRIVSHLDLSTAEMSDVMRQIMTGQCTEAQIGAFMMGMRMKSESIDEIVGAVSVMRELAHKVELQDLDGVVDIVGTGGDGANIFNVSTASAFVLAAAGCTVAKHGNRAVSGKSGSADLLEAAGVYLDLTPVQVARCIDSLGIGFMFAQSHHSAMKYAAGPRRDLGLRTLFNMLGPLTNPAGVKHQVVGVFTQALCRPLAEVLQRLGSKHVLVVHSKDGLDEFSLAAPTFVAELKNGEISEYWVEPEDLGISSQSLHGLAVGDSAESLALIRDALGRRKSENAQKAAEMIALNAGAALYAAGHAMTLKSGVELAHDVLHTGLAWEKLQELGAFTAVFKVENEA; encoded by the coding sequence ATGGATATCAAGACCGCATTGAGCCGCATCGTCAGCCACCTCGACCTGAGTACGGCGGAAATGAGCGACGTGATGCGTCAGATCATGACCGGCCAGTGCACCGAGGCCCAGATCGGCGCCTTCATGATGGGCATGCGCATGAAGAGCGAGAGCATCGACGAGATCGTCGGCGCCGTCTCGGTGATGCGCGAGTTGGCCCACAAGGTTGAACTGCAAGATCTCGATGGCGTGGTCGACATTGTCGGCACCGGTGGTGACGGCGCGAACATCTTCAACGTGTCCACCGCCTCGGCGTTCGTCCTTGCCGCTGCCGGCTGTACGGTCGCCAAGCATGGCAATCGGGCGGTGTCGGGTAAATCCGGCAGCGCCGATCTGCTGGAAGCGGCGGGCGTTTACCTCGACCTGACGCCGGTACAGGTCGCGCGCTGCATCGACAGCCTCGGCATCGGTTTCATGTTCGCCCAGAGCCATCACTCGGCCATGAAGTACGCCGCTGGGCCGCGCCGCGATTTGGGTCTGCGCACCTTGTTCAACATGCTCGGCCCGCTTACGAATCCGGCCGGGGTCAAGCACCAGGTAGTTGGCGTGTTCACCCAGGCGCTGTGCCGGCCGCTGGCGGAAGTTCTGCAGCGGCTGGGCAGCAAGCACGTACTGGTGGTGCACTCCAAAGATGGCTTGGATGAATTCAGCCTGGCTGCACCGACATTCGTCGCCGAATTGAAGAACGGCGAAATCAGCGAATATTGGGTCGAGCCCGAAGACCTCGGCATCAGCAGCCAGAGCCTGCACGGCCTGGCGGTTGGCGACTCGGCGGAGTCGCTGGCGCTGATCCGCGATGCCCTCGGCCGGCGCAAGAGCGAGAACGCGCAGAAGGCTGCGGAAATGATTGCCCTCAACGCGGGCGCTGCGTTGTACGCGGCAGGCCATGCCATGACCCTCAAGTCCGGGGTGGAACTGGCTCACGACGTCCTGCATACAGGCCTTGCCTGGGAAAAACTGCAGGAACTGGGCGCCTTTACTGCGGTGTTCAAGGTGGAGAACGAAGCATGA